Genomic segment of Geminocystis herdmanii PCC 6308:
CACCGATCAATTTATGGGCGCACATTCCATTACCGAATCCCATATTTCCACCATTACCGACACTATTTTAATGTTGCAGTATGTAGAAATTAGGGGCGAAATGTCGAGGGCGATCAACGTATTCAAAATGCGAGGATCATGGCATGATAAAGGTATTAGGGAATATAGTATCAGTAAAGAAGGACCAAATATTAAAGATTCCTTCCGTAACTATGAGCGTATTATTAGCGGTTCACCTAGTCGCATTAGTATTGACGAAAAAAGTGAGTTATCTCGTATCGTTAAAAATGTCAAGGATAAAACCCTAGAATAATGGAGAATGGAGAATTGAGAATGGAGAATTGATGATCAATAATGGTGAGTTTATGAAGGAAAATGTAATTAAAAATAAATCTTTTGCTTTTGCCATTCGGATTGTTAAACTAGCTCAGTATCTTAGAGAAGATAAACAAGAATTTGTATTGTCTAAACAAATACTAAGAAGTGGTACTGCAATTGGTGCATTAGTGAGAGAATCGGAACACGCAGAAAGCAAAGCTGACTTTATTCATAAAATGAATATTGCCCTCAAAGAAGCAAATGAAACTCAATACTGGATTGATCTTTTATATCAAACTAACTATTTAAAAGAAAAAGCCTATAATTCCATCTTTAATGATAGCGAAGAATTAATAAAATTATTAGTAAGTATCATCAAAACCAGTAAACAAAAC
This window contains:
- a CDS encoding four helix bundle protein; this translates as MINNGEFMKENVIKNKSFAFAIRIVKLAQYLREDKQEFVLSKQILRSGTAIGALVRESEHAESKADFIHKMNIALKEANETQYWIDLLYQTNYLKEKAYNSIFNDSEELIKLLVSIIKTSKQNK